From the genome of Vitis riparia cultivar Riparia Gloire de Montpellier isolate 1030 chromosome 11, EGFV_Vit.rip_1.0, whole genome shotgun sequence:
GGTTCAAGGAAGTAGAGCTATTCCTATTCTTTAGTATGCTTGATCATCTTCCCTGTAACTTAGTCATacaataagaagggaaaaatgTTCACATTACAAGTTAAATCTTCGTTGATGGactgataaagataaataaaagttttggcACATGTAAGATTGGCTTCAAGGACAAAGATGATGACAAATTTATTGTACCTTGACTAGCTACTTTAGATAAAGTATCATCAactattttaatctttttatttccaATTCAGGGACATGGACTAAGCATCAAGAAACAATGTGAAGAATCTGTCATAAGGTCAGTAGTGCTCAAGTCACTGACCCAAGAACTTCAGAAACAATCGTTCAAGGCACTAAGAGCTTGAGAATCAGAATACTTACCTGAGTGTGCCAAAGAGAACGAAGCACTCGGGTTTTCAAGTGATGAGAGGAGATTTCTCAGTTGCTCAATTTCCTCTTTCTTGAATCCTCCAATTCCAAAATTGTTTGTTGTATGCTCTTGGTGGGCTTCTTCAGTATGAGCAGCATATGCTTGTCCTACCCACTGTCCAGTTTGTGCTCCTCAGTTGTCATTGTTTTGGTTGGATGACCAAGGTTTGCCACAAGGCTTTCTTAAGGATTCATTCAGAGTTTTCCATCTTAGCAATGAATGAAGAGGCTTTGGTCATTGATTATTGGTGCATATAGCAACGTCattgaaatccaaaattttttagAAGTTTTTATGATTGAGAACTAGAATTGATGGATGGAATCATGGCTTGCATTTATCATAGTATCCCTAGGGAGGATAGGGAGGCCATTAGAGTTCACCTTTTTAGTTACTTCATTTTTTAAGCCAAACATTTATTTCCTGTTCTGATATGGGGTTCTGATTCCCCATCCAAGGTAGTCTTTTAATGCAAGAAAGGGTTCAGGTAAAGATCCTCACCATTGATCAACTGATTAGTTGACTGCTCTTCCTGTCTGCACAAGGTACACTAATCCATTGTGAGGCCTCCAGAAGCCTCTGCACTATATTGTTTTCAGTCTTTACCATGTCTTTTGTGCTGCCTTGTTAAGTAAAGGAAACTTGGTCAGCCTGGCTTGATGGTTTTGTAGGGAAGAGGTAGAAAGGGTGGAGAATGCACCCTTTTAGCTTAATCTGGTGCATCAGGAAGAAGTAAAATTAGAGAATCCTTTTGAAGAGGGGGGCTTCTGAATCAAAGTTGAAAAACATATCCctgaaattttggttttattggTTGGTGGACTCCCTTAGGTAGGGACATTTGTCTTCCAGATTTCAAAGATAGGATATATGTGACCTGAGCCCTTTTCAGGAATCCCTTTACTCTCTTTTGCCTTGTTTAGGCATTTGTATAACCCGTGTACCAAAGGTGTGCACCCTTTAGAGGCATATTGATTATAATTCCATTCTTGCTTGCTTAtcagaaaaatagaaaagaaaagaaaagaagctaAGTTGAATGGAGAATCTCAAATCTCCTAATCCATAGAACAGACAAAAAACATTCTCTCACAATGGATAatcaaaaataccaaaatgctattgaaaattaaaaaggattaaGAAAAACAACCCGTTTCTTTAAATGTCAGCTTAAGAGCTTAGCTTCTGATGTATTGCAAAAGACAAGAACTGTATTAGTGTTAAAGAAgtaaagattttgaaaaaactaaaaatattccCAACATAATAACGGGAAACCAAACAagtaaaaaacttttaaaaaatatagaacaCTCTATTAAGTCAATTATAAGAACACAAGAGAGTAGTGGTCAAGAAGAATAACACGAACACTTctgatcaaaataaaaaaataacacaaacaCCCATAGACAGGGACAAAGACACAGAGACAGAGACATTATAAGttaaaaattgagaaagagaTAGAGTTGAACCTCTTTGAAAGCTCTCAACTGTGTCACCCCCCTGCAGCTTTGACTTTCTTGTTTTCTAACTCAAACAGAATGAGAGAGAAACACTTGATTAGCTATTTTTTAGTACTTTAAAAATCCATCAGCTTCTTTAGAAACTATAGCAGCTCATGTAAGTAAGCACTCAAATTGCCAGGTGGAGCTTATCTCTTTAAAACAACAATCTTTAATTGGGGATGGCTTTTGGGTTCTCAAGTCCCATAGACAGAAACACTTGACAATCCAGGCATTTTCATGTCCAATCTCCAGTTCTCACAACATCAGGGAGCAGGTAAAGTAGCATTCTCTACATGAGTATAATCCGGAACCGATAGAAGAAATTTCTAGCATATGCAAATAAGGCATTTTATTCAGCATGGCACAATACTCGCATAAGCAGAAATGTCGAAGGGAGTAGTTTCAAGACTTTCTACTCTGATGTTTAGGCCAGTATCAGTGTcttggaatggtaggacacctCACCTTATGGATGACTATGCAAGGAATGTATGTCAAGGTTCACTTCATAAAGCACAGATCagaaattaatatcatcttcaAGAGTGAAGGCTAAGGTTGAGAAGCAGACTGACAAAATGTGAAGCACTTGAGGGCTAATATCAGCTTAAAATATAGGGAAAATGACTTCTTTGATATTTGTAGGCAATAATGCATAACTAAGCATTTTCCAGCTCCAGGAACCCACAATAAAATTGGGTAGCAGGACAAATCATTAGAACTTTGGTAGAGAAGGCAAGATATGTTAGGTTAAATGCAAGTTTTCCAAAGACTTTCAGGACCACAGCAGTTAACTTGCTAAACTGTTAATAGGTTTCCTTCACCAGTTACTTCAAAGTTCCAGAAAAGGTCTGCAGAGGCAATCCTGAAGATAACTCTATTATGGAAATGTTTGGTAATGTGGATTATGTTTATCTGCAGAGTAAAGAACATCCAAAGTGGAATGCAAACTTAAGGCAAAAGCATTCAGGTTGCAGTTccaggaaaaaattaaaaattaaaaattttaaaaataaaataaaataaaataaccaaaaaaacaagTAGGAAGACAGATTGTAGAGTTGGAGCTCAAGAATCTCCAATGGAAGAGGGTGGGTGATAATTATTGGGAGGATCACAGCAGTCCAAGACAAGCCATATTCTATTGTGAAATAGGTTCCAATAGAAGTACAGAGGTAAAGTTTTGAGCCTAAGGTTTCTTTTGCAGTGGTATCAGATAACTGTTCTCGTCATAAAGAAAATGTACCCAAAATCACATTAATGGTATCTCAAGCGGCAGCACAATATTCATACGGAGTTTAAAAATGGTAAAACTTCATTTTGTCCCATGCTTACAACAATAATATACAACAGCAAAAGAGTTGACTAAATTCACCAACCTGACAAGACATGATGGCTCCAAGCATGTTATTTGGTAGTTGACAAGCTTGGCAAGTAAAGCACACTTCCCTTTCTATAGAAAATCAACCTTTGGACCATAACCTTCTACCTTCATCTCCTCATTTAGCAAGTTAATTACCTGGCACATATCTTGCGAAATGAAGTGTAAGACATCACCAGCATGAAATTCATGCACTTGATTCTCAATCTCAATCCAGCTACAACCAGGAGTTTTGGTGACACCCCTCTGCCTCATCAACACTCTCATCCTAGCTGAATCATCCCACCTCTTCATGTTTGCAAATATCTTTGATGAGATTATATAGTTTCCAGAATTCAAAGGCTCCATCTCTAAAAGCAGATGCATTACACGCTCACTGACATCTACATTTCTGCGTTTCTGACAGGCACCGAGCAATGCCCCTAATACAACTTCATCTGGTTTTTCAGGCATCTTCTCAATGAAGTCCCAAGCTTCATGCACATGTCCTGCACGTGCCAAAAGATCAACCATGCAAGAGTGGTGTTCAATTTTTGGAACCAATCCAAAAGATGAACTcatcaaatcaaataattgaCGGCCCTCATCAACCAAACCAGCATGTACACATGCAGATAGAACTCCTATAAATGAGATATCATTTGGTCGGACAGCACCACCCTCCTTTGACATGCGCTTAAATAGTGACAAGGACTCTTGGGGCCGCCCATGAAAAGCAAGGGCAGAAATCATGGCATTCCAAGACACCTCATTTTTCTGGGGCATGTCTTCAAAAACTCTAAGTGCATCATCTAAGCTCCCACACTTTGCATACATATCAATTAAGGCAGTAGAAACGTAAATGTCATTTTGTAAGCCTCTTTCTGATGCATATGTATCAAGCCACTTTCCAAAGTCAAGGGCCCCAATTGAGGCACATGCAGACAATACTCCAACCAATGTGATTTTATCTGGGTTAACACCTGATTCTCTCATGCCGCTAAATAGTATGATTGCTTCATCTGACACTCCATTTTGTGCATATCTATCATTGATGAGCAGAATCATAATTCATATAgaacttagtaaataaatattcattaaatCAAAAGACAACCACCAAATGTTCAGTCATGGCTGACTTTTCAAGTTGAAAACAAGGTcataaagaaacaaagaaaaagacaaatgttaggaagaaaaaccaaaaatttaatCTCTTGACACAAAATTAACCCAGTCAATAGTCCAACATGTATATTCTTCAAAGTGTTGAGAAACATTAGGatactaaatttataaaagactAAATTCATAAATCTTTTATAACTCATACTGTTACAATCACTCAGCTAGACCAATATTTCCTATAAGGCATGTCCCAGCTGCAGTTGCTATCCACTAAGGCTGCCTATCAGCTAAGCTTGGTTTATTCAATGTCAACATAAACCAGAACTGACCAAGAGGTTTCTCATTTCTTCCCAGAACATGAACTAACCAGGTTATTTCATCCAATGTAAATGACTAACAGCTGAAGGTTAAAAATTAGGTCTATGTTGTACACATCCAATCTttataagattaataaaattttctttttgatgaATAAATGTGTTCAATatcatacacacacacactaaggtgacatt
Proteins encoded in this window:
- the LOC117924695 gene encoding pentatricopeptide repeat-containing protein At2g34400 — protein: MLKPKASSHLISRHFTKALAKSQRHAQQTLTDKLLSLLKQCTSTKSLQQIHTQMIINAIHKPNFLLHRFIDLKDFNNASLLFSQIPYPNEYAFNIMIRGLTTTWQKFNLTIEFYYQMKDFGIRPNNFTYPFVFIACANLLVLNHGQCAHSGVLKSGLCADGHVRHSLITMYSRCGELGCARRVFDEISEKDLVSWNSMISGYSRMGYAGDAVGLFVEMRDAGFEPDEMTLVSILGACGDLGDLGLGSWIEGFVVENEMDLNSFVGSALIGMYGKCGDLSSARRVFDRMAKKDVVTWNAMITGYAQNGVSDEAIILFSGMRESGVNPDKITLVGVLSACASIGALDFGKWLDTYASERGLQNDIYVSTALIDMYAKCGSLDDALRVFEDMPQKNEVSWNAMISALAFHGRPQESLSLFKRMSKEGGAVRPNDISFIGVLSACVHAGLVDEGRQLFDLMSSSFGLVPKIEHHSCMVDLLARAGHVHEAWDFIEKMPEKPDEVVLGALLGACQKRRNVDVSERVMHLLLEMEPLNSGNYIISSKIFANMKRWDDSARMRVLMRQRGVTKTPGCSWIEIENQVHEFHAGDVLHFISQDMCQVINLLNEEMKVEGYGPKVDFL